The Doryrhamphus excisus isolate RoL2022-K1 chromosome 1, RoL_Dexc_1.0, whole genome shotgun sequence genome includes a window with the following:
- the zgc:158803 gene encoding LUC7 domain-containing protein, which yields MSAQAQMRAMLDQLMGTGRDGDTMRQRIKFSDERVCKSHLLDSCPHDILSGTRMDLGECVKVHDLALRADFEIASKEQEYFFELDAAEHLQSFIADCDRRTELAKKRLAETQEEISAEVTAKAERVHELNEEIGKLLARAEQLGGEGNVDEAQQLLEKVETTRAMKKEAEDVYRNSMPASSFQQQKLRVCEVCAAYLGLHDNDRRLADHFGGKLHLGFIEIREKLEKLRKAVLEKQERLRTKRREEREREDERERQWELERERDREREREWDRERERRRSRSRSGERYRDGGSSSSHRSRRHRSSRPREEGGDRDRDRERRHRHKDRHRSHSHSHRHKRKRSSRDRSSHTRDVEPSLAQERSREGTTEEWCDKRAEYRDWEDRERSTSPDMARQGDWERSLSLERDRQSSSEERESGEI from the exons ATGTCGGCCCAGGCTCAGATGCGAGCTATGTTGGACCAGCTCATGGGGACGGGGCGAGACG GCGACACCATGAGGCAGAGAATCAAATTCAGTGATGAGCGGGTCTGCAAAAGTCACCTGTTGGATTCTTGCCCTCATGACATTCTGTCAGGCACT AGAATGGACCTGGGGGAGTGCGTGAAAGTCCACGACCTGGCCCTCAGAGCAGACTTTGAGATTGCCTCCAAGGAACAGGAGTACTTCTTTGAGCTTGAT GCTGCTGAACACCTCCAGTCTTTTATAGCCGACTGTGACCGCAGGACAGAGCTGGCCAAGAAGAGATTAGCTGAGACACAGGAGGAGATAAGTGCAGAAGTGACAGCAAAG gCTGAACGTGTCCATGAGCTGAACGAGGAGATTGGGAAGCTGCTTGCCCGCGCTGAGCAGCTCGGCGGAGAGGGTAATGTAGACGAGGCCCAGCAGTTGCTGGAAAAGGTGGAAACAACACGAGCCATGAAAAAAGAAGCAGAG GATGTTTACAGAAACTCTATGCCAGCTTCCAGTTTTCAGCAGCAAAAACTACGTGTGTGCGAAGTGTGCGCCGCATACTTGGGCCTCCATGACAATGATCGACGTTTAGCTGACCACTTTGGAGGCAAACTTCACCTTGGCTTCATCGAAATTCGCGAGAAGCTTGAAAAGCTAAGA aaagCAGTTCTTGAGAAACAAGAAAGATTGCGTACGAAACGCAGAGAGGAACGTGAACGAGAGGATGAGCGAGAGCGGCAATGGGAGCTGGAGCGAGAAAGGGATAGAGAGAGGGAACGAGAGTGGGACCGAGAGAGAGAACGCCGGAG GTCAAGATCCAGAAGTGGGGAGCGATACAG GGACGGAGGCAGTTCGTCCTCCCACCGATCAAGACGGCACCGCTCCTCCCGTCCCAGAGAGGAGGGAGGGGACCGTGATCGAGACAGAGAGAGGAGGCATAGACACAAGGACAGACACCGCTCACACTCGCACTCTCACAGGCACAAAAGAAAAAG GTCCTCCCGAGACCGTTCATCTCACACTCGTGATGTCGAGCCCTCACTGGCCCAGGAGCGAAGTCGGGAGGGAACCACCGAGGAATGGTGTGACAAAAGGGCAGAGTACAGAGACTGGGAGGACCGGGAGAGGTCCACCTCTCCAGACATGGCCAGACAGGGGGACTGGGAGAGGTCCCTGTCCCTTGAACGTGACCGACAGTCCAGCTCAGAGGAGCGGGAGTCGGGGGAAATATGA
- the smdt1b gene encoding single-pass membrane protein with aspartate-rich tail 1b: protein MASSVIRCSLKHVTRNAGILGRNNGSKTSYLNRTTPTRSAVSSSSGAILPKPDKTAFGLIRMTAVVVPFLYVGTLISKNFAALLEEHDIFVPEDDDDDD from the exons ATGGCGTCGAGTGTTATACGGTGCTCCTTGAAACATGTCACCAGGAATGCTGGCATACTGGGGCGTAATAACGGTTCGAAAACATCATATCTAAATAGAACGACACCAACGCGAAGTGCCGTTTCGTCGTCCTCGGGGGCAATCCTACCGAAACCGGATAAA ACGGCGTTTGGTCTTATCCGCATGACTGCGGTGGTGGTGCCTTTCCTCTACGTGGGAACTCTGATAAGCAAGAACTTTGCTGCCCTCTTGGAGGAGCATGACATCTTCGTCCCTgaagatgatgacgatgatgactgA
- the LOC131137704 gene encoding myosin phosphatase Rho-interacting protein-like, producing MTDDLNKHVTLPSEDYYCRRFLPNTFDPSRCGACLRPNHMHLGNNTAQPDSSQEWTSSDDDHVLSEVTSSASSDDIRGSWTYEWSLVHSVSPEWELDSCDADIQSSSANNSDIQQRRRSLSVERNCVDQEDMTRMDPSLVCSTRSPWMDERRGRDRSRRGSESRGVKEQESGYFSPDRRTDGDQTEDSSKRAYRYYERGHPLPNNYVPEPKASVPYRNVNLGVPSQRRNQETYMQDSWRSESPQRYTYHSNFRRGADSLRNSPTRHSSASPDRYRRSDNRMRSLSRSGTRCNAASQHTSGRSSPSRRQGSFASRAASPSRLTPSHQCFFQNEGYESQRGCSRESRRPSQTSNKHSLDSERLYRNLESISRRASSSTFYQNTNKGSQRTPQSREASPCRNGSHSRTSQRELSSRDSRHSVSPGSWKGSSQSVLSIPVSCGSSTSKQGVCSQESAVSPLHAAIVETDKGADETITLSGDRSRSSVRRGMEALLLSEPKRTAQELEAAMTMEDYIVLADIPTIQLESEEEYPGLRRRNQSPSPCRDQRIRTQSRQDQSDFYNWKFESDERGRGRERGRDRREKDSENGRLSQRQSTASLNLQNPEKQREAPATAKERAPPGSPLTQGWMSLLDENGQWRKYWFVLSDASLKYYRNTKAEESDDVEGEIGLSSCVSVSNCDVENNYGLQIETKRAVFTLFAVTSRLRQNWVTLLKQAIQNNINQSDSSSEKGNPISCGLSSCQPAARFTCPDFEPTHSHTTATYSHQANGPHQLTDVKVHANVFSDLHKEEDLDCDWAKRLEERNKWFEDGVPFTEMGSRWDDMQLKRGSVPVPILDTMDSAVSRKWTELERLSSRGMTAQSLIGAQAYQTITPYSNEPPVDSQTCESSPAREEAIVTSLPSDTSCSKEASQSMNGLHIVQTNTAEALQKEAQSLRKQVESIKKERANMAIKVDSPCGPTAPCRAMLEAMEAAHQKELQELQEKHEKEISELERQRQRMLEEERQASTKALEALSAAHSEELEARRLEEAHMETSYRVPQDDMWRSELDVLSERYSQKCLELSRTEENKRSREAELGCKVREMEQLKLENQELKDKLAEEISRMRYFITGQRPDVVSLGNAALEVEGAKNNKA from the exons ATGACGGACGATCTGAACAAACATGTGACTCTACCATCTGAGGACTACTATTGTCGGCGTTTTCTGCCTAACACCTTTGACCCCTCTCGCTGTGGCGCCTGTCTGCGGCCAAATCATATGCACCTTGGCAACAATACTGCACAACCTGATTCTTCACAAGAGTGG ACTTCTAGTGATGATGATCATGTACTCTCTGAGGTGACCTCAAGCGCCAGCAGTGATGACATTAGAGGTAGTTGGACCTACGAGTGGAGTCTTGTTCACAGTGTGAGCCCTGAGTGGGAACTTGATAGCTGTGACGCTGACATACAATCCAG CTCCGCAAATAATTCGGACATTCAACAGAGGAGAAGATCCCTCAGTGTAGAGAGGAACTGTGTGGACCAAGAAGATATGACCCGGATGGATCCTTCTCTCGTTTGCAGTACTCGAAGCCCCTGGATGGATGAGAGGAGAGGTAGAGACCGATCCCGCAGAGGGTCAG AATCCAGGGGAGTCAAGGAACAAGAGAGTGGATACTTCTCACCAGACAGAAGGACTGATGGTGATCAGACAGAGGACAGCAGCAAAAGGGCTTATCGTTACTATGAGAGGGGTCACCCGCTCCCTAACAACTATGTCCCTGAGCCCAAAGCTTCTGTCCCATACAGGAACGTCAATCTTGGTGTTCCATCCCAACGGAGAAACCAAGAAACCTACATGCAAGATTCTTGGAGAAGTGAATCGCCTCAGAGATACACTTATCACTCCAATTTTAGGAGGGGGGCTGACTCATTGAGGAATTCTCCGACACGCCACAGTTCAGCGAGCCCAGACAGATACAGAAGATCAGACAACCGAATGCGCTCTCTCTCTAGAAGTGGGACTCGATGTAATGCAGCATCTCAGCATACATCCGGCAGGTCCAGTCCATCTCGTAGACAGGGTTCCTTTGCCTCACGGGCTGCATCACCATCCAGACTGACACCTTCTCATCAGTGCTTTTTCCAGAACGAAGGATATGAATCACAAAGAGGATGCAGTCGTGAGTCCAGGCGCCCGTCACAGACTTCCAACAAACATAGTTTAGACTCCGAGAGGCTCTACAGGAATCTGGAGTCTATCTCCCGCCGTGCCTCCTCCTCAACATTTtatcaaaacacaaacaagggATCCCAAAGAACTCCTCAGTCAAGGGAAGCATCCCCATGCAGAAATGGCTCACACAGCCGCACATCACAGAGGGAGCTATCCTCCAGAGACAGCAGACACAGCGTTTCCCCAGGTTCCTGGAAGGGATCATCGCAGTCTGTGCTCAGCATCCCCGTCTCCTGTGGGTCCTCCACTTCAAAACAAGGTGTGTGCTCTCAGGAGTCAGCTGTATCGCCGCTCCATGCTGCAATAGTGGAAACGGATAAGGGCGCTGATGAGACTATTACGCTCAGCGGCGACAGAAGCAGGAGTAGCGTGAGGCGAGGCATGGAGGCCTTGTTGCTGTCTGAGCCTAAGAGGACTGCACAAGAATTGGAg GCGGCGATGACAATGGAAGACTACATAGTTCTGGCTGACATTCCAACAATCCAGCTGGAGTCAGAGGAAGAGTATCCTGGGCTTAGAAGAAGGAACCAGAGTCCCAGTCCTTGTAGGGACCAAAGGATACGGACTCAAAG CCGTCAAGATCAGTCAGACTTCTACAACTGGAAGTTTGAGTCGGACGAGAGGGGCCGAGGCAGAGAGCGAGGGAGAGACAGGAGAGAGAAGGACTCAGAAAATGGACGACTTTCTCAAAGGCAGTCGACAGCATCGCTTAATTTGCAG AACCCGGAGAAGCAAAGGGAGGCGCCTGCAACGGCAAAGGAGCGAGCGCCTCCTGGCAGTCCACTGACACAG GGGTGGATGTCTCTACTGGATGAAAACGGACAG TGGAGGAAATATTGGTTTGTCCTGAGTGATGCATCGCTGAAGTATTACAGGAACACCAAAGCTGAGGAG TCGGATGATGTAGAAGGAGAGATCGGCCTTTCCTCGTGTGTCAGCGTGTCAAACTGTGACGTGGAGAACAACTACGGCCTCCAGATTGAA ACAAAGAGGGCAGTGTTCACTCTCTTTGCAGTAACCTCTAGGTTGCGGCAGAACTGGGTGACGTTACTGAAGCAGGCCATCCAGAACAACATAAA CCAATCAGACAGCAGTAGCGAGAAAGGGAACCCCATCTCCTGCGGACTGTCGTCATGCCAACCAGCTGCTCGCTTCACCTGCCCCGACTTTGAGCCAACACATTCCCACACCACAGCAACCTACTCCCACCAGGCCAATGGCCCACATCAACTTACTGACGTGAAAGTGCATGCAAACGTGTTCTCGGACCTTCACAAAGAAGAAGATTTGGACTGTGACTGGGCAAAGCGACTGGAGGAGAGGAACAAGTGGTTTGAAGACGGCGTCCCTTTCACAGAAATGGGCAGCCGGTGGGACGACATGCAGCTGAAGAGGGGGAGTGTACCTGTGCCAATCCTTGACACCATGGACTCAGCggtaagcaggaagtggacGGAATTGGAAAGGCTGTCATCGAGGGGCATGACTGCACAATCGCTCATTGGAGCCCAGGCATATCAAACAATCACACCCTATTCCAATGAGCCTCCGGTTGATTCTCAGACATGCGAATCGAGCCCTGCTAGAGAAGAAGCGATTGTCACCAGTTTACCATCAGACACATCCTGCTCTAAGGAGGCTTCCCAATCTATGAATGGGTTGCACATTGTTCAAACAAACACAGCTGAAGCCCTACAAAAGGAG GCCCAGTCCCTTCGAAAACAAGTAGAGAGCATTAAGAAAGAGCGTGCCAACATGGCGATAAAGGTTGACAGCCCGTGTGGACCCACGGCCCCCTGCAGGGCTATGCTTGAAGCTATGGAAGCAGCCCATCAGAAAGAACTACAGGAGCTGCAGGAGAAACATGAGAAGGAGATCAGCGAGCtggaaagacaaagacaaaggatGCTAGAGGAGGAGCGACAAGCTTCTACTAAAG CATTGGAGGCACTGAGCGCAGCCCACAGTGAGGAGCTGGAGGCCAGGAGGCTGGAGGAGGCACACATGGAGACATCTTACAGAGT GCCCCAGGACGACATGTGGCGCAGCGAGTTGGATGTGCTGTCTGAACGATACTCTCAAAAATGCCTGGAACTGAGCCGCACTGAGGAGAACAAACGAAgtagagaagcagagcttggatGCAAAGTGAGAGAAATGGAGCAGCTCAAGCTAGAGAACCAG gAGCTTAAAGACAAGCTGGCAGAAGAGATTAGCCGCATGCGTTATTTCATCACAGGGCAGAGGCCAGACGTGGTGTCCCTTGGCAACGCTGCATTAGAAGTTGAG GGAGCCAAGAACAACAAGGCTTAA